A window of Flavobacterium psychrophilum genomic DNA:
AGAGTATAATAATAGAGGAATAAACAACAATCAATAAACATTTTTAGAATGTCAGACGATAAGAAAGTAATATTTTCAATGTCCCGTGTAGGTAAGACCTTTCCGGGCGCACAAAAACCTGTATTAAAAGATATTTATCTAAGTTTTTTCTACGGTGCCAAAATTGGTATCCTTGGTCTTAATGGTTCGGGTAAATCCTCGCTATTAAAACTTATAGCAGGTGTAGATAAAAATTTCCAGGGTGATATTGTATTTGCACCGGGATATACTGTTGGTTACCTTGAACAGGAGCCACAATTAGATGAAAACAAAACAGTTATTGAGGTAGTTCGTGAAGGTGTCGCCGAAACAATGGCTATCCTTGACGAATTCAACAAAATTAATGACAGTTTTGGTGATCCTGAAGTATATGAGGATGCAGATAAAATGCAAAAACTTATGGACCGTCAGGCAGAACTTCAGGATAAGATAGATGCTTCGGGTGCATGGGAAATTGACACCAAGCTTGAAATAGCAATGGATGCGCTTCGTACTCCTGAACCTGATACTCCTATTAATGTGCTTTCTGGTGGTGAAAAAAGACGTGTGGCTTTATGTCGCCTTCTTTTACAACAACCGGATGTACTATTACTGGATGAGCCTACCAATCACCTTGATGCAGAAAGTGTATTGTGGTTAGAGCAGCATCTTCAGCATTATGCAGGTACAGTAATTGCTGTAACGCACGACCGTTATTTCCTTGATAACGTAGCCGGTTGGATACTTGAACTTGACAGGGGAGAAGGTATTCCATGGAAAGGTAACTACTCTTCATGGTTAGATCAAAAAGCAAAACGCCTTGAACAGGAAGAGAAAACTGCTTCTAAAAGAAGAAAAACGCTTGAGCGCGAGCTTGATTGGGTTAGACAGGGTGCTAAAGGACGCCAGACTAAACAAAAGGCACGTTTACAAAACTACGACAGATTGTTAAACGAAGACCAGAAAGAACTTGATGAAAAACTGGAAATCTACATACCTAACGGACCAAGGCTTGGTACAAATGTTATTGAGGCTAAAGGTGTTGCTAAAGGATATGGAGATAAATTGTTATATGACAACCTTAATTTCACGCTGCCACAAGCTGGTATTGTTGGTATTATTGGTCCAAATGGTGCCGGTAAAACCACTATCTTCAGAATGATCATGGGTGAAGAAACTCCCGATGCAGGTGAATTTACAGTTGGTGAAACAGTTAAGATTGCTTATGTTGACCAATCTCACTCAAATATTGACCCTGAAAAATCTATTTGGGAAAATTTCTGTGATGGACAGGAGCTTATCATGATGGGCGGAAGACAGGTTAACTCACGTGCTTACCTAAGCCGTTTTAACTTTAGTGGTAGCGACCAGAATAAAAAAGTTGCTACGCTATCAGGCGGTGAGCGTAACAGGCTTCACCTTGCTATAACGCTAAAAGAAGAAGGTAATGTACTATTACTGGATGAGCCTACGAATGACCTTGATATCAACACGCTTCGTGCACTTGAAGAAGGTCTGGATAACTTTGCGGGTTGTGCAGTGGTAATTTCTCACGACAGATGGTTTCTTGACAGGGTATGTACGCATATTCTTGCGTTTGAAGGAAACTCTGAAGTATACTTCTTTGAAGGTAGCTTCTCTGAATATGAAGAGAATAAAAAGAAACGCCTTGGTGGTGATTTAACGCCAAAACGTATCAAGTACAAAAAACTTATCAGAGGATAAAAATAAAAAAAGCGGCTAAGCCGCTTTTTTTATTACAATACTATCAGCATTGCTATCTGTACGATTATATTTAGAGGCAATAGCCAGAACAACCAGTTTAAGGTATTGCTGCCAAAGATATCCTGTATAATATAGTCATCTGTTTTTATAAATAATAACCTGGAAGCTTCGGTTTTGTCTCCTGAAATAATCACCGGAGCGATATCAACATTTATAAATTTTACAAACGGAATTTTTTTTAATAAAAGCCACAAAGTTTTTTTAGCAAAGGGAGGAATTATTTTCAGACTGTTATCAAATATGGTGTGCACGTCTGTGGATTTTAGCTTTAGCGCATCATTACCCTTTCTTTTACTAAGAAGTTCTACAGCTTTATCTACCAATGAAAAACAAAATCGCTTTATGATTGGCTGGCAGTCGATGTAGATTGATTTTAGAATATTAATGAAAATGTAACTGTACGTTATTTTAATAGCTAAAAAAACAAAGATAAAACCAAATACCGCTATTGCAAGTGGGGCATACAATGATGTATTTACTGTAAGAAATGATAATAAAACAGCATAAATAAGGAATACGATATTAACAATCGAGAATACAGATGACACAACCAAAAAAGTAGTGACGCCTTTTAAACCTAATTGTCCTGCTTTTTTAAGTAGGTCTACCGGTTTTCTCATTGATTGCAAAATGCTGAGTGTTTCCGGTCTAATATCAAAAGAAATTTCCTTTGTATCTGTTGCTAAAGTGTAATCTTGTTTCATTACTTTCAAGTTTAAATAAATATAAGATAATACTGAACAAAAAAAATCCCGCTATAAGCGGGATTTTAATTTTTAACCTTTGTAGTTAAATTTATTTGATAATAAATGTAACTCTTCTTACAACCTGACGAGCTTGTTTGCTGTCTTTGTTTACAGAAGTATCTTCACCGTTTCCTATGATGTTTAATCTAGAAGCGTCGATACCCGAGTCAACAAGGATTTTCTTAACATTCTCAGCTCTTCGTTGAGAAAGTGCTTTGTTGTACTCGCTGTTTCCAATTTCGTCAGCGTAACCAATTACGTCTGTACTTGCAGATGGATTCTCTTTTAGGTATTTCGTTAAGAAGTTGATACCTGTTACAGAAGCCGAGTTAGGCATATCTTTATTGAAATCGAAGTATACATTAACGTATCCACCGTTGATTAGACCTTGTAGATCTGTACCTGAACCGCCAGCAGCTGCAATTTCTTTAGTTTTGTTTTCTATGTAAGATTCTAATTCATCCGGCACACCATTGTTGTTACGGTCGATAGCTCTACCTTTAGTATCTACAGCAACACCTGCAGTAGTATTTGGTTCAGCATCTAAGTAGTCAGGCACACCATCTTTATCTGTATCGTTCATCATTGTTTCAACAGATCCGATTCTTTCTTCAAGTGCAGCTAGCTCATCAGATTTAACATCTGTAACCCAGTCAGCATGTTGTTCATGTTTACCAAGGTAGAATGTAAGACCTAAAGTTCCGTTAAGTACGGCACCATCTACAGTTTTACCTCTGTTGTTACTAAATCCGTCAAAATTTTTGTTTTGGAATCCGTTAACTATACCTGTAACGTCAGCTGTAAGAACAATGCTTCTTGATAATTTTAATTGTGCTGTTAAACCACCTATTAGGTTAGCTCCCCAGTCTTCGCCTTCAAAAGCGTCATCATTGCTGCTTAGTCTGTAAACACCACCACCACCGTGTGCTAGTAAGCCAATAGTGCTGGTCCAGTCTTCAAAGCTTAAAACTCTTCCAAGGTTAATTACAGCCTGGATATCACCTCTTAAGTAAGTGCTTTCGAATTCCGGAGTTTCATCGTTATTTACGAATCTGTTATAACCAAAATCCAATTTCAAACCGAATTTGTTATTGAACATGTATCTTGTTCCAAGATCTACAGTAAAAAAGTTTGCTCTGTCTGTTCTGTAGCCAGGAGTAAATGTTCTGAATGGTTTGTTAATACCACCGCCTACTTCAATCGACCATTTGTTAAATCCATTGTCGACATTAGTGGTTGTACTTGTTGTGGTCACCTGCATGTCTTGCGCTTGTAAGCTTCCCGTTGCCAGTGTAGCTAATAATAAAGGGAGTGCAATTTTCTTCATAAATATTGGTTATTGTATTGTTGAATTTTTTTGTAAAAGTAGTAATTTAGTTTAACCTAAAAAATTCTAAATCTTAACGAAAACCCTTGCCAACTATGGAAAAATCAACAAAGACGATTAACCCTTTTAACAATAATTTGGTTGCAAACTACCAGTATAGTAGCACTATACAGGTTTTTGAAGCATTAAAAATTAGTCAGGAAAGTTTTACAAATTGGAGTGATTTGAATGTTAAAAATCGTATTGATTTTATCAAAAATTTAGCATTTGATTTAACAAGACAACAACATTTGCTGGCAAAAAGGTGTACTTTAGAGATGGGTAAACCAATTAAACAGTCAATAGCAGAAGTACAAAAGTGTAAACTATTGTGTGATTATTACGTGGAAAATGCCGAAAAATTCCTGAGCGCGGAAAAAATAGATACTGACGGAAGTGAGAGTTTCGTTACTTACGAACCCTTAGGAGTTATACTTGGAGTTATGCCATGGAATTTTCCCTATTGGCAGGTATTCAGGTTTGCCATACCGGCTATTATCGCAGGAAATACTGTAGTGGTTAAGCATGCCTCTAATGTTGCAGGCTGTGCGCAACTATTGGAAGACATTTTTATCGAAGCGGGTTTTCCAAAGGGCGTATATCAGAACCTAATGATTGCCAGTGACCAGGTAGAAGATGTAATTAAAAATCCCATTATTAAGGCTGTTTCGTTAACAGGTAGTGAAAAAGCTGGGGCAGCTGTAGCATCGGCAGCAGCTAAAGAAATTAAAAAAGCAGTATTAGAGCTAGGAGGAAGTAATGCACTTATAATCTGCGAGGATGCAGACTTGGATAAGGCTGTACCCATTGCGGTTACAGCAAGAATGCAAAATGCAGGGCAAAGCTGTATAGCAGCTAAGCGATTCTTTGTTCATGAATCACTATTTGATACGTTTATACGTAAATTTAAGGAAGGGGTTGAAAAGATGAAGATTGGCGATCCGATGAATGATGATACTGAGATAGGTCCACTGGCTAGAATCGATCTGGCAAAAGACATTGAAAAACAAGTTGACAAATCGGTAGAAATGGGAGCAAAGATTATCACAGGAGGAAAACGTACAGATGCCTTTTATGACCCTACCGTTTTAATTGATGTTACTACAGATATGCCTGTGTTTAACGAAGAAGTTTTTGGGCCCGCTGTACCGGTTATGCCTTTTAAAACTTTTGAAGAGGCGGTTGAATTAAGTAATAAAAGTAACTTCGGACTGGGAGTTTCTATTTTTACCGAGGATATTGAAGCGATTAAAAATAAAATACATTTATTCCAGGAAGGAGCAGTTTTTATTAATGCGATGGTAAAATCAGATCCGGCACTGCCATTTGGAGGTGTTAAAAGATCCGGTTATGGAAGGGAACTTGCAGAAAATGGTATGAAAGAGTTTGTAAACGTCAAAACGGTTTACATAAAATAGAAATGTTTATTTACTATAAAAAATGCCACTCAACGGAGTGGCATTTTTTATAGTAAATAAAGCAGTAGTTAATATAACTGCGGATATTCGTTTGGTTTAGCTTCATGCATTATTGCATAAACTTTTTCAAATACGTCTTCTGTAGACGGTTTCGAGAAATAATCGCCATCCGTTCCATAAGAAGGGCGGTGAGCCTTCGCTGTAAGTGTCTCCGGCTTGCTGTCAAGATGTTTGTACGCATCCTGAACATCTACCACTTGTTGGAGGATATAAGCTGATGCGCCTCCCGGTACGTCCTCATCTATAACTAACAGCCTATTTGTTTTAGCAATACTTTTAACAATGTCGTGACTAATATCAAAAGGAAGTAATGACTGTATATCTATTATCTCTGCATCAATTCCAATTTCAAGTAGTTCTTTAGCGGCCTGCTCGACAATGCGTAGTGTTGAGCCGTAAGAAACAAGCGTAATGTCTTTACCTTCCTTAATAGTTTCAACTACACCAAGCGGAGTTTTAAATTCACCAAGGTTAGCCGGCATCTTTTCTTTTAAGCGGTAACCATTTAAGCATTCTACAACAAGAGCGGGTTCATCAGTCTGTAATAAAGTATTATAGAATCCGGCAGCTTTGGTCATATTTCTCGGTACAAGAACATGAATACCACGAATAGCATTTATAATCATACCCATTGGTGAGCCTGAATGCCATATCCCTTCAAGCCTGTGTCCTCTTGTCCTTATAATAAGTGGAGCTTTCTGTCTTCCTGCAGTCCTGTATTGTAGTGTTGCAAGATCATCACTCATTATCTGAATAGCATAAAGCAAATAGTCAAGATACTGAATTTCCGCAATTGGGCGAAGTCCCCTCATTGCCATACCGATTCCCTGGCCTAAAATAGTAGCCTCACGGATACCTGCATCACACACCCTGAAATCGCCATATTTCTCCTGCATCCCTTCAAGTCCCTGGTTAACGTCGCCTATGTTACCACAGTCTTCACCGAAAACAAGTGCTTCCGGATATTTGCTGAATATAGCATCAAAGTTATTACGCATAACCATACGCCCATCAGCATCTTCTGCATCGTCATTATACTCAGGTAAAACTTCTTTCACATTAAGTGCATTTTTCTCCGACTGCGAAAATAGGTGAGAACTGAATTTAGGCTGTATTTTTTCAGTATATGCTGTTACCCATTGCGAAAGGGTAGTTCTGCCATTTTCTTTTACGATAAGACGCAGTATTTTCCTGGCAGTAACCAAAAGATCCTTTCTTATAGGTTCTTTTATTGATGAAAGGTCAGCTGTAAATTTATCGATAAATACTTTGTTTGGGCTTTGTGCAGCGATAGTGTTTAATACTGCTACAAGCTCTTTTTGTTCTTCCTTAATAGGATTCACATAGGCAGACCATGCTGCTTTTTTACCTTCTAGTACATCTTTTTTAGCTTGTTCATCAATAGCGTCCAGCTCTTCAGCGGTCGCCATATTTTTTTCAATCATCCACTTTCTCATTTGGGCGATACAATCGTATTCACTTTCCCATGCAAGACGATCGGCATTTTTATAACGCTCGTGCGATCCTGAAGTAGAATGTCCCTGAGGCTGCGTTAATTGATAAACGTGCATTAATACCGGTACGTGTTCTGTACGGGCAATTTCAGCAGCTCTTTCATAAGCAGATACCAGTTCAGGGTAATCCCATCCTTTTACAGTGATGATCTCATATCCTTTACTGTTTTCGTAACGCTGGAAACCCTTAAGGATTTCAGAGATGTTTTCTTTTGTTGTTTGGTAACGTGCATGAACCGAAATTCCGTACTCGTCATCCCATACGCTTATAACCATTGGTACCTGAAGTACACCGGCTGCATTTATAGTTTCAAAAAATAAACCTTCAGATGTGCTGGCGTTACCTATAGTTCCCCATGCTATCTCATTCCCGTTGATAGAGAAGTTAGTTTTATTATCTAT
This region includes:
- a CDS encoding ABC transporter ATP-binding protein; translation: MSDDKKVIFSMSRVGKTFPGAQKPVLKDIYLSFFYGAKIGILGLNGSGKSSLLKLIAGVDKNFQGDIVFAPGYTVGYLEQEPQLDENKTVIEVVREGVAETMAILDEFNKINDSFGDPEVYEDADKMQKLMDRQAELQDKIDASGAWEIDTKLEIAMDALRTPEPDTPINVLSGGEKRRVALCRLLLQQPDVLLLDEPTNHLDAESVLWLEQHLQHYAGTVIAVTHDRYFLDNVAGWILELDRGEGIPWKGNYSSWLDQKAKRLEQEEKTASKRRKTLERELDWVRQGAKGRQTKQKARLQNYDRLLNEDQKELDEKLEIYIPNGPRLGTNVIEAKGVAKGYGDKLLYDNLNFTLPQAGIVGIIGPNGAGKTTIFRMIMGEETPDAGEFTVGETVKIAYVDQSHSNIDPEKSIWENFCDGQELIMMGGRQVNSRAYLSRFNFSGSDQNKKVATLSGGERNRLHLAITLKEEGNVLLLDEPTNDLDINTLRALEEGLDNFAGCAVVISHDRWFLDRVCTHILAFEGNSEVYFFEGSFSEYEENKKKRLGGDLTPKRIKYKKLIRG
- a CDS encoding flagellar motor protein MotB; translation: MKKIALPLLLATLATGSLQAQDMQVTTTSTTTNVDNGFNKWSIEVGGGINKPFRTFTPGYRTDRANFFTVDLGTRYMFNNKFGLKLDFGYNRFVNNDETPEFESTYLRGDIQAVINLGRVLSFEDWTSTIGLLAHGGGGVYRLSSNDDAFEGEDWGANLIGGLTAQLKLSRSIVLTADVTGIVNGFQNKNFDGFSNNRGKTVDGAVLNGTLGLTFYLGKHEQHADWVTDVKSDELAALEERIGSVETMMNDTDKDGVPDYLDAEPNTTAGVAVDTKGRAIDRNNNGVPDELESYIENKTKEIAAAGGSGTDLQGLINGGYVNVYFDFNKDMPNSASVTGINFLTKYLKENPSASTDVIGYADEIGNSEYNKALSQRRAENVKKILVDSGIDASRLNIIGNGEDTSVNKDSKQARQVVRRVTFIIK
- a CDS encoding succinate-semialdehyde dehydrogenase (in Escherichia coli this enzyme appears to be an NAD+/NADP+-dependent succinate semialdehyde dehydrogenase), which encodes MEKSTKTINPFNNNLVANYQYSSTIQVFEALKISQESFTNWSDLNVKNRIDFIKNLAFDLTRQQHLLAKRCTLEMGKPIKQSIAEVQKCKLLCDYYVENAEKFLSAEKIDTDGSESFVTYEPLGVILGVMPWNFPYWQVFRFAIPAIIAGNTVVVKHASNVAGCAQLLEDIFIEAGFPKGVYQNLMIASDQVEDVIKNPIIKAVSLTGSEKAGAAVASAAAKEIKKAVLELGGSNALIICEDADLDKAVPIAVTARMQNAGQSCIAAKRFFVHESLFDTFIRKFKEGVEKMKIGDPMNDDTEIGPLARIDLAKDIEKQVDKSVEMGAKIITGGKRTDAFYDPTVLIDVTTDMPVFNEEVFGPAVPVMPFKTFEEAVELSNKSNFGLGVSIFTEDIEAIKNKIHLFQEGAVFINAMVKSDPALPFGGVKRSGYGRELAENGMKEFVNVKTVYIK
- a CDS encoding transketolase, with protein sequence MTDTETKKSISFEDFRAEVLNDYTIATVSRECSLLGRREVLTGKAKFGIFGDGKEVPQLAMAKAFKNGDFRSGYYRDQTFMMAIGQLNIQQFFAGLYGHSDLEHDPMSAGRQMGGHFATHSLDENGNWKNLTLQKNSSSDISPTAGQMPRLLGLAQASKVYRNVTGIDNKTNFSINGNEIAWGTIGNASTSEGLFFETINAAGVLQVPMVISVWDDEYGISVHARYQTTKENISEILKGFQRYENSKGYEIITVKGWDYPELVSAYERAAEIARTEHVPVLMHVYQLTQPQGHSTSGSHERYKNADRLAWESEYDCIAQMRKWMIEKNMATAEELDAIDEQAKKDVLEGKKAAWSAYVNPIKEEQKELVAVLNTIAAQSPNKVFIDKFTADLSSIKEPIRKDLLVTARKILRLIVKENGRTTLSQWVTAYTEKIQPKFSSHLFSQSEKNALNVKEVLPEYNDDAEDADGRMVMRNNFDAIFSKYPEALVFGEDCGNIGDVNQGLEGMQEKYGDFRVCDAGIREATILGQGIGMAMRGLRPIAEIQYLDYLLYAIQIMSDDLATLQYRTAGRQKAPLIIRTRGHRLEGIWHSGSPMGMIINAIRGIHVLVPRNMTKAAGFYNTLLQTDEPALVVECLNGYRLKEKMPANLGEFKTPLGVVETIKEGKDITLVSYGSTLRIVEQAAKELLEIGIDAEIIDIQSLLPFDISHDIVKSIAKTNRLLVIDEDVPGGASAYILQQVVDVQDAYKHLDSKPETLTAKAHRPSYGTDGDYFSKPSTEDVFEKVYAIMHEAKPNEYPQLY